A section of the Pseudophryne corroboree isolate aPseCor3 chromosome 11, aPseCor3.hap2, whole genome shotgun sequence genome encodes:
- the LOC134970322 gene encoding uncharacterized protein LOC134970322 — translation MEKVTSKPDRPTKGKTASVVYFSCSQCGSKLAKGSSDAGTLCASCSGASVTDQQGGSADQPTPPWVKNMVDAISDLRQSRETESARTQVEPLWAQNMGKCLTDLTQSLNKFVNAASSSTATKRSQPLPAIAFPGEEADTLASPLEEGEVDPEWDEVSAWEDEEPSTSSGVRLLIEAIRQTLNIQDTVVEETPSPFFKRQKRQVTAFPSYSHFADILKEPWLKPDSRFQAPKKLRFLYPFTEEDTKFWETAPKVDAPISHLAKATVIPSVQSVTLKDATDRKIEALLKSMFSLSGVSLRPVLASAWVLKAVDEWLAQVVSGMQSDDPSEAIHVAEQISEALTYVGEALLDSVALQTRVSALTVSARRSLWLRVWNADSDSKQTLTAVPFEDSQEGALSEEEDIRLFADRPVSLPTNLRHDVSGPLEGSMKVGARLLQFRDVWLLSKPDRWVMGVISRGYMLDFEETVPTRLFITPLPDDPSRRQALLQAITNLLQNGVIIPVPSHQRGRGFYSGLFLVDKPDGSFRPILNLKALNPYLSTQKFKMESIRSIIAAMEPGEYLASIDIKDAYLHVPIWIGHQSLLRFAIGPEHFQFQALPFGLSTAPRVFTKVLGHVVAVLRCQRVNITPYLDDLLVKAPSAEILTQNLQLTMETLQSFGWIINFPKSSLLPSQKMIFLGLLFDTNSQKVFLPADKIQDLQSRIRTLLHLPVVSVLRCMQVLGKMVSSFEAVPYARFHARPLQTQILNCWTRTEPRLELQLIRLSIKTRQSLHWWLHSHNLKKGAPFTIWSWMMVTTDASLSGWGAVFQTHHFQGRWSNQESKLQINILELRAIRYALIRIQTMVQGQPVRVQSDNATAVAYINKQGGTRSWSTMREVAQILAWAERWVPVISAIHIPGVENWEADFLSRHTIHPGEWELHPEVFLSLVDRWGMPDIDLMASRLNAKLPHYGARTQDPQAILIDALTAPWQFQLGYVFPPIPLIPRLLQRIRREGLAVILVTPDWPRRQWYTLLRSMVVGDPFRLPLRPDLLLQGPCRHPDLHRMALTAWLLNPRF, via the exons ATGGAAAAAGTGACTAGTAAACCGGACAGACCTACAAAGGGAAAAACGGCCTCGGTAGTTTATTtttcctgctctcagtgtggctcaaaGCTGGCTAAAGGTAGTTCTGACGCAGGTACCTTAtgtgcttcatgctctggtgcatcagTGACAGATCAGCAGGGAGGTTCCGCAGATCAGCCGACGCCCCCATGGGTTAAAAACATGGTGGACgccatttcagatttgcgtcaaTCTAGGGAGACTGAATCTGCTCGGACTCAGGTGGAGCCTTTATGGGCCCAAAATATGGGAAAGTGCCTCACTGATTTAACTCAATCTTTGAATAAGTTTGTAAATGCTGCCAGCAGTTCGACTGCTACTAAACGATCGCAGCCGTTACCCGCTATAGCATTTCCAGGTGAGGAGGCGGACACCCTGGCATCTccattggaggagggggaggtagatcctgaatgggatgaagtttcggcttgggaagatgaggaaccttctactagttcaggtgttagattgttaatagaagccattcgtcagactcttaatattcaggacaCGGTGGTAGAGGAAACTCCTTCCCCCTTCTTCAAACGACAAAAGAGACAGGTTACGGCCTTCCCTTCTTAttctcactttgcggatattttaaaagaaccctggcttaaaccggattctcgttttcaggcgcctaaaaagttaagatttctatatccttttacagaggaaGATACGAAATTTTGGGAGACGGCCCCTAAGGTAGATGCTCCTATTTCACAtctagcaaaagctacggttattccgtcgGTACAGTCTGTGACCTTAAAAGACGCTACCGATAGAAAGAttgaagcattactaaaatctatgttttctttatcaggtgtttctctccgtccagtactggcgagtgcctgggtacttaaggccgtggatgaatggcttGCACAGGTGGTATCGGGAATGCAGTCGGATGATCCGTCGGAAGCCATTCACGTAGCGGAACAGATTTCGGAGGCACTCACTTATGTGGGTGAAGCCTTGTTGGATTCGGTTGCGCTACAGACCCgggtttcagccttgacagtatctGCAAGACGCTCTTTGTGGCTtagagtttggaatgctgattctgactcAAAGCAAACATTGACGGCTGTGCCTTTTGAAG ATTCCCAAGAAGGGGCTCTTTCAGAGGAAGAGGATATCAGGCTAttcgcagaccggccagtaagcctgccgacaaacctGAGGCATGACGTCTCAGGTCCCCTGGAGGGATCAATGAAGGTTGGGGCCCGGTTACTTCAGTTCAGGGatgtgtggctcctatcgaaaccggatcggtgggtaatgggggtcatttccagaggatatatgttggatttcgaagagacggtcccaacccgactattcataacacctctcccagacgatccctccagacggCAAGCTCTTCTTCAGGCAATCACAAACCTCTTACAAAATGGAGTGATCATTCCGGTTCCCTCTCATCAAAGGGGGCGGGGGttttactcaggtctttttcttgtggacaagccggatggttcgtttcggcccattctgaatctgaaggctctcaacccgtatctctcaacccaaaaattcaagatggaatccattcgctcaattatcgccgccatggagccaggggaatatttggcttcaatagacataaaagacgcctacttacatgtcccgatttggATAGGACATCAGTCTCTGCTGAGATTTGCAATCGGGCCGgagcattttcagtttcaagctcttccctttggtctttctacggctccccgagtttttacAAAGGTCTTAGGCCATGTAGTCGCAGTTCTTCGTTGCCAaagggtcaacatcactccatatttggacgacctgttggtcaaggcaccgtcagcggagattctcactcagaacctgcagTTAACAATGGAGACTCTACAatcgttcgggtggataatcaactttccaaagtcaTCTCTACTCCCTTCTCAGAAGATgatttttctgggacttttattcgacaccaacagccagaaggtgtttcttcctgcggacaagattcaggatctgcagtcgagaatccgaaccctgttacacttaccagtagtgtcggtcctcagatgtatgcaggtgttgggcaaaatggtatcctccttcgaggcagttccatatgccagatttcatgcccgtccTCTTCAAACgcagattctcaactgttggactcggacggaaccacgtctcgaattgcagttgatccgcttgtcgataaagactcgtcagtctcttcactggtggcttcacagtcacaatttgaAAAAGGGTGCACCGTTCACaatctggtcttggatgatggtcaccacggacgcaagcctcagtggttggggggcagttttccagactcatcacttccagggacgctggagcaatcaggagtcaaaattgcaaatcaacattctggaactaagggcgattCGGTATGCACTCATTCGCATTCAAACCATGGTGCAGGGTCAACCAGTTCGggtgcagtccgacaatgccaccgcagtggcttacatcaacaaacagggaggaactcgcagttggTCCACAATGAGAGAGGTCGCTCAGATCCTCGCGTGGGCGGAACGCTGGGTTCCGGTGATCTCCGCGATCCACATTCCAggagtcgaaaactgggaagcagactttttgagtcgtcacacgattcatccgggggaatgggaacttcatccggaagtgtttctctctctagtggatcgatggggaatgccagacatagacctgatggcgtctcgcctcaacgcgaAACTTCCTCACTACGGAGCAAGGACTCAGGATCCACAGGCAATCCTGATCGATGCTCTTACTGCCCCATGGcaatttcaactgggatatgtgtttccgccaATCCCACTGATTCCGcgtctactccaacgcattcggcgagagggtctcgcagtgattctagtgactccagattggccgcgtcgacaatggtacactcttctgcgcagtATGGTAGTCGGAGATCCCTTTCGTctacctctgcgaccagatctgcttcttcaagggccttgtcgccacccagatttacatcggatggctttgacggcttggctcttgaatccaagattttga